In Hermetia illucens chromosome 1, iHerIll2.2.curated.20191125, whole genome shotgun sequence, one genomic interval encodes:
- the LOC119650163 gene encoding ubiquitin carboxyl-terminal hydrolase 38 produces MAVKQNNSEGSGSSSASGQDSNAESGQKTLDLARMIEIMELVNARHQQGEMISEADIVQIYKHIVLNLCNVPMPRQASEMKQFKEDISKIGEFLSKVSEANAFSVYLSYIQIVCSVITGPGNPSGTVAIVFQLFPAEWISKAVALILSSTEHATDDAIRKTVNVLCRWLRLCAFCQNLNLWVLAILNRLREQQKYNLLFDIALDVVEPLFLALIIPILRPMIAPVLFHVLSSVKHTPEVFHKIINRVPSVIKQLKNDSMNTEETKKILQRLVDVLSALISHFPGYEDLYKATEEALAEFTPSYDYQAILEYPSWTDTAEIPFSHTNARVGLVNLGNTCYMNSVLQTLVMTKEFSRNILLSTSKSPMLFKIQQLLALMLHSKRPELTPGAVLHATRPPGFLPGFQQDSSEFLGYLLETLHEQEKHFYKHATLKLDEMALASRDNGTDIEVSEGASSSQNYKETFNGSQASQKTTRQTAVEKTFTGKLTTTYKCLSCSGESKNTDTFRDLQLAFPELKSDCATNYSVQDLLDYYCSPEKLCGDNKYFCDKCKKLSDAQRFINFVSAPKNLILTLKHFKYDQKYHMRAKLMHKVFHDENVSIKVYSPDTLTETSSVHYNLYASVVHSGVSMDSGHYCTYASERPDAWFKFNDNVVTTCSISELHNLEPPNTPYILFYQMKSKTCENSNSSPSEASSSNQLIRVDMSDFPNLEELPPHLREFVNKDNLAFKEELRIRKLNISAASRSASTVSKNNRNGGGDNRDNDDEPPSACGGNALNYVNRFIC; encoded by the exons ATGGCTGTGAAACAGAATAACTCCGAGGGAAGTGGCTCTTCGTCAGCCAGTGGCCAGGATTCGAATGCAGAAAGCGGTCAGAAGACGCTGGATTTGGCTCGCATGATAGAAATCATGGAGCTGGTCAACGCAAGGCATCAGCAGGGCGAGATGATTTCGGAGGCGGACATAGTACAAATCTACAAGCATATTGTACTTAACTTGTGCAACGTGCCAATGCCCAGGCAGGCTTCGGAGATGAAACAGTTCAAGGAGGACATCAGCAAGATAGGGGAGTTCCTGTCGAAGGTTAGCGAGGCGAACGCGTTTTCAGTGTACCTGAGTTACATACAGATCGTTTGCAGCGTGATCACCGGGCCAG GTAATCCATCGGGAACGGTGGCAATCGTGTTCCAATTATTCCCAGCTGAGTGGATATCGAAGGCGGTGGCGTTAATCCTGTCTAGCACTGAGCATGCAACTGACGATGCAATCCGCAAGACCGTGAACGTTCTTTGCCGCTGGTTGCGATTGTGTGCATTTTGTCAGAATCTAAATCTTTGGGTGTTAGCAATTTTGAATCGGTTACGCGAGCAGCAAAAATACAATTTGCTCTTTGACATAGCCTTGGATGTCGTGGAACCACTTTTTCTAGCCCTCATTATACCGATCCTGCGGCCGATGATTGCACCTGTGCTGTTTCATGTTTTATCGTCAGTCAAGCACACACCAGAAGTTTTTCATAAG ATCATCAACCGTGTGCCCAGTGTTATAAAGCAATTGAAAAATGATTCAATGAATACGGAAgagacaaaaaaaatattgcaacgTTTAGTGGACGTACTAAGTGCCCTGATATCACATTTTCCAGGATATGAAGATCTGTACAAGGCAACG GAAGAAGCGTTGGCGGAATTTACACCCTCGTATGATTATCAAGCCATACTAGAGTACCCGTCATGGACTGATACCGCAGAAATACCATTTTCGCATACAAATGCTCGTGTTGGACTTGTCAATTTGGGTAACACCTGTTACATGAACAGCGTTCTACAAACGTTAGTGATGACCAAAGA ATTTAGCAGAAATATCCTTTTGTCTACGAGTAAATCTCCAATGCTTTTCAAAATACAACAGCTATTGGCTTTGATGCTGCATTCAAAGAGACCTGAACTTACACCGGGTGCAGTTTTACATGCTACACGACCACCTGGTTTTCTTCCGGGTTTCCAACAAGACAGTTCAGAGTTTTTGGGTTATTTGCTAGAAACGTTACATGAGCAAGAGAAACATTTTTATAAGCATGCGACCTTGAAATTGGATGAGATGGCGTTAGCCTCGAGAGACAATGGTACGGATATTGAAGTCAGCGAAGGGGCGAGTAGTTCGCAAAATTATAAAGAGACATTCAACGGAAGCCAAGCATCACAGAAGACTACCCGACAAACTGCTGTTGAGAAAACTTTTACAGGGAAATTAACGACAACTTATAAATGTCTATCATGTAgtggagaaagcaaaaatacaGATACATTTCGTGATCTTCAGCTAGCGTTCCCCGAGTTGAAAAGCGATTGTGCAACCAACTACTCCGTCCAGGATTTGCTTGACTACTACTGTTCGCCTGAGAAATTGTGCGGTGACAACAAGTATTTTTGCGACAAATGTAAGAAGTTGAGCGATGCTCAGAGATTCATAAATTTCGTGAGTGCGCCAAAGAATCTGATTCTTACATTGAAGCACTTCAAATACGACCAAAAGTACCATATGCGAGCCAAGCTCATGCATAAAGTGTTCCATGACGAAAATGTATCAATCAAGGTATATTCACCGGATACATTGACGGAAACATCCTCCGTGCACTACAATCTATATGCAAGTGTCGTGCACTCGGGCGTTAGTATGGATTCAGGCCATTACTGCACATATGCCTCCGAGCGGCCGGACGCTTGGTTTAAATTCAACGATAACGTTGTAACAACTTGTTCTATTTCGGAATTACATAATCTGGAGCCACCGAATACACCATACATTCTGTTTTatcaaatgaaatcaaagaCGTGTGAAAACAGTAACAGTAGTCCGTCGGAGGCATCGAGTTCAAATCAACTGATTCGTGTTGATATGTCCGACTTTCCCAATCTAgaggaattgccgccacatctTAGAGAATTTGTTAATAAAGATAACTTGGCTTTCAAGGAGGAACTTCGGATTCGAAAGTTGAATATTTCGGCAGCGAGCAGGAGTGCCAGCACGGTATCGAAGAATAACCGCAACGGGGGAGGTGATAATCGAGATAATGACGATGAACCTCCAAGTGCGTGTGGGGGAAATGCTTTAAACTACGTTAATCGATTTATTTGTTaa
- the LOC119653959 gene encoding small subunit processome component 20 homolog: MSEYFVKSKETNTFRFKSFSDRINEIDIRQSTLYRIGHENEELEEAEDETLFAQTLRKWSVLNLSTEYSGFLSKCRGIVTLPQLLYKKDEVAELLANTLDSCSVLSLEPVLDALVAFARDIREEFHPYFEKFFEKLIHLLNTQEADQLEWSFRCLAHLFKCLRPFLKRNIGVILNKVIPLLDVHNNPEHIVAFASECFSFVARDIRDYDKFLSMTIRYVKKQAGGYSGCGKLFFELIRGVAGNFHSVAKDFLNSLLGGLGNRKYDQEILLEITVRTVSEVLEHIAVHNISLLWEVIKETAMKLLEKSDLPTEGLFSLMKLVRQAVEWKGGRAVVDASELVGLLVKVVENVENEAVLMELIEISSTILQSACVKLQQMDASRLICRVLSVRSPSVYEKFVWNVCTHPQFEILVLPNLLNYFEKDCDAKKLDIVVQIIEKRVDRPVGGVWKKHPVKLKRAETFNWLERNIEVFDPKTSNETDLELYLLSVRLYPHLIGGKGKLVAESLRKKVPNLRFTLEDDIVASATAFVSIEAVLHLSDSLEKRFLEDIVYAVIDSPCKSVPVLLVLLSIFDYSKANKQDIFTKELYLRLQQNTCENLSSTDSTVRSLTAKLLSYFSDLKELQSVYKIFYEAAGIELTVHTFREQLLLIEKLSPNGQVYKDIKIEAAKLDCLRFLLGLLYQNFKLMWAPVSKSIEELADKLPVDDFWSIYRSKLEETNASIRTVNSVQNVRTAGFKSKSLCNLVDQLFPMPEKVDFGHYRTLLWKNISNFGLMSEIKNKDVVTLFLSFVEDEYKKEDKGNLLTWDVTHESGGICEYEDDSSKKFQGRNKKQQSTGATLTAMLEVFSKMANPKQLYREGEIREFYFVLLAGTNEQLQKLALDCLMRYKMKGWLPYKDHLYALIDDKKFKDELVNFKLDVETKMIEPDHRGELMPILLRILYGKMRSKTSNKYVGSQMRRSIVLRFLAGCKTDEIFWFLQMAFESYKSILQESLESIPNLIKSGFKLQEVYSPKKLRSALNLLELIRKHFGGLMGSDFLIYMLKVIFLAASVCRGVFENKEKMNEKYLAVFRNLRAQSLSSLVNFFDHFQEFPWQEEHLSACLDVFVWPTLHKLPEDCLHSPTPLLKLFIAWSNNLRLFRLLAKENEDGVTPIGTMLLLLASDKPTAMVRRAVLEIVERILMMEESEEADNKKGAKSIIAQHIPLILERLTKTLNMKGRKNVFGKAELFILSKITDMELAPDTCDKLLKLILPIATGKTRLPVSEESSTQLVMTLKNLFSKVPTPEKHIRSIMPLFEKVTDVGTRKQLCRLLGELSIKAKSESGSLLELGEIAEKLNAWSRKWVEQPDYDKRLSALRTIRGKIENDEVSLELGLLVIYNCFYFLHHDKDLGLRDNACLCMRSLVPKLINQCAENARDVNYLVEDVLFSLLRRTQRDKNDIIRNEGILLLGEMVRNCAHVHPVLGDLEPLSCREDPEVDFFENATHLQLHRHGRALLKFCAHAKECEKSISPRTLTQFLLPLATRYLLSEKTAAKHTLVDAAIETVGMICRFLPWHQYHAILRYYLQKMRHCHEYQKQCIRIIISILDAFHFDLSNGSCGKKQEVETNEQAQEENEDELSDEDLDSELDDLHEHEDGNEDGEQNIVPAKKLKLAAFVDHLTKLPPSTAKHVIETITTRLIPSLNNSITKISSYESKHKVNRRRVNFEREEEESLRVPIALAIVKLLKKLPQEMLDASINGVFLKVCTFLKSPVKSVRMLTRDILKKIMVTVGAEYLPVLLSQLTVLLTRGFQVHVLSVTLFSVLDCLKSELQAHQVEKSLQYILNVTLNDIFGDASEEKEVEKIGASTPEAKPSAKSYLSLQISAQSIPQNCLLDLLVPFKHYLSKTQSKKVVIKVQGCFQKITSGLAENTNITPETLVEFIYGTVSESIPDLLLTETKLSQAEKELAARSRKDCFLIPQEPKSRSGAVRKVVKTNASANAYILIEFGLELLHILLRRKKFESSEYLEPIIPILNKSLKSAHVRICTFALKCLISIWLSDSDLDAMKQNMDEILQQIFALLHKYYNFGVTRKDDNFQLVKSAMKAVGCVIKNCDYYIVSNEHVVELLFYISQDVSESDKQPVAFSLLKSLIEKRMYSHEMHEIMQKLCQIAIVSESDYSRDEARAVLLNYVAEFHREKKVESILKFFIAQLNYEVLAGRLSAVRFIESSIKKYPMEALNRKAEVLFLALGTRLVNEDVPECRVLIANCLEQLISRLDKANRQKLFEIAMVFFEGGKPAVQEMAACLCSRFIEVEKAELLPKAMILLPVLGNHLELSSPNTAGKFVKTSIGADTDLDESQQNGNDQATQRAVDHAIIQIQNCMIKIFTNCMEILTENSMINTLDDIAYECQRLLAYDHEWVRLNSVKILNYILPTCSVSFPNSESETPEDTSRHFICSDPPNELRSLTLDLCAQMVPGEVNAEFANEISKSLLYIANIVRSLHDETNGTNLHWLLRRIRYVIHGEVAKAPKSIVLRESLFDWIEGMVALLDGETLLGLCPGMIASLIREISEDDVNVDTKIKQKAIKITNKIRKKIGDENYDKIRLASQTKLLMKRAARKKELAQEKILDPVRSAKRKSSQQERKKAAKRRKIDEARGKSGILRKKKKRMISEDIF, translated from the exons ATGAGTGAATATTTCGTCAAAAGTAAAGAAACCAATACTTTTCGG TTCAAGAGCTTCTCGGACCGAATCAATGAAATCGACATACGTCAGTCCACCCTTTATAGAATTGGCCACGAAAATGAGGAGCTAGAAGAAGCTGAAGATGAGACGCTTTTTGCACAAACACTACGCAAGTGGTCTGTGCTGAATTTGTCCACCGAATACAGCGGATTTCTCTCAAAATGTCGTGGGATTGTCACGCTCCCGCAGCTGTTATACAAAAAGGACGAAGTAGCAGAGCTCCTGGCGAATACTTTAGATTCATGCTCGGTACTGTCCTTGGAGCCTGTTCTAGATGCACTTGTTGCCTTCGCCAGAGACATCCGGGAGGAGTTTCATCCGTATTTCGAGAAATTCTTCGAGAAACTCATCCATCTTCTGAATACGCAGGAGGCGGACCAACTAGAGTGGTCCTTCCGGTGTTTGGCACATTTATTTAAATGCCTGCGGCCGTTTCTAAAGCGAAATATTGGGGTGATTCTGAACAAAGTCATCCCATTGCTGGACGTCCACAACAACCCAGAGCACATAGTGGCTTTCGCGTCGGAATGTTTTTCCTTTGTCGCTCGCGACATTCGAGATTACGATAAGTTCCTAAGTATGACGATTAGATATGTGAAGAAGCAGGCAGGCGGTTACTCTGGCTGTGGTAAATTATTCTTCGAATTGATCCGTGGTGtggccggaaattttcattcGGTAGCGAAAGACTTTCTGAACTCGCTGCTTGGGGGCTTAGGAAATCGCAAATATGACCAAGAGATCCTGTTGGAAATAACAGTGCGAACAGTGAGTGAAGTATTGGAACACATCGCTGTGCACAACATCTCGCTTCTATGGGAAGTGATAAAGGAAACTGCGATGAAATTGCTAGAAAAGTCCGATTTGCCAACGGAGGGCCTCTTCTCGCTGATGAAACTAGTGAGGCAAGCGGTTGAATGGAAAGGTGGCAGAGCGGTGGTCGATGCAAGCGAGTTGGTAGGACTGCTCGTGAAGGTCGTCGAGAATGTGGAAAACGAGGCGGTACTCATGGAACTTATTGAAATTTCGTCTACAATTCTCCAGTCAGCATGTGTGAAGCTACAACAAATGGACGCCAGCCGTCTTATTTGCCGAGTTCTGTCCGTCCGGTCGCCTTCCGTATATGAGAAGTTCGTATGGAACGTATGCACTCATCCACAGTTTGAAATTCTGGTGCTTCCGAATTTGCTGAATTATTTCGAGAAGGACTGCGATGCGAAGAAGCTCGACATTGTGGtacaaataattgaaaaaagagTGGACAGGCCCGTCGGAGGCGTTTGGAAAAAGCACCCGGTAAAATTAAAACGGGCGGAGACCTTCAACTGGCTTGAACGAAATATTGAAGTTTTTGACCCTAAAACTTCCAATGAGACGGATCTAGAGTTATATCTTCTCAGCGTTCGACTTTATCCGCATTTGATTGGAGGGAAGGGAAAGCTGGTGGCCGAATCGCTCAGGAAGAAAGTTCCGAATTTGCGTTTCACACTAGAAGACGACATTGTAGCAAGTGCTACTGCATTTGTTTCTATAGAAGCTGTGCTTCATCTGAGCGACAGCCTAGAGAAGCGGTTTCTCGAGGATATTGTTTATGCTGTGATCGACAGCCCATGCAAAAGTGTTCCGGTGCTGCTGGTGCTTTTGTCGATATTTGACTATAGCAAGGCTAATAAGCAGGACATATTCACGAAGGAACTGTACTTGCGTCTGCAGCAGAATACTTGCGAAAACCTTTCCTCAACTGACAGCACCGTGCGGTCATTAACTGCTAAATTACTTAGTTATTTTTCAGATCTGAAGGAGCTACAATCAGTTTACAAAATATTCTATGAAGCGGCGGGCATCGAATTGACGGTTCACACGTTTCGGGAGCAGCTCTTGCTTATCGAAAAGCTTTCGCCAAATGGACAAGTCTACAAAGACATCAAAATAGAGGCCGCGAAACTGGACTGTTTGAGGTTCCTTCTTGGCCTTTTATATCAAAATTTTAAGCTGATGTGGGCACCGGTGTCGAAGTCAATTGAGGAGCTTGCGGATAAACTTCCTGTGGACGATTTTTGGTCGATTTACCGGTCGAAGTTGGAAGAAACTAATGCGTCTATAAGAACCGTAAACAGTGTTCAAAATGTGCGCACTGCGGGTTTCAAGAGCAAGTCGCTATGTAACCTGGTGGATCAATTATTCCCTATGCCGGAGAAAGTGGACTTTGGCCATTATCGAACTCTCCTCTGGAAGAATATTTCCAACTTTGGTCTTATGAGTGAAATAAAGAACAAGGATGTCGTGACATTGTTCCTGAGTTTCGTCGAAGACGAATACAAAAAAGAAGATAAGGGGAACCTGTTAACCTGGGACGTCACACATGAATCTGGCGGTATCTGCGAATACGAGGACGATTCGAGTAAAAAGTTTCAAGGAAGGAACAAAAAGCAGCAGTCGACGGGCGCTACTCTGACAGCCATGCTTGAAGTATTTTCTAAAATGGCAAATCCTAAACAATTATATCGAGAAGGCGAAATAAGAGAATTTTATTTTGTGCTTTTGGCGGGAACTAACGAACAGCTACAAAAGTTGGCTCTGGATTGTTTGATGCGTTACAAAATGAAAGGGTGGTTGCCTTATAAAGATCATCTCTATGCGCTAATAGACGACAAGAAGTTCAAAGACGAACTGGTCAACTTCAAATTAGATGTGGAAACTAAAATGATTGAGCCTGATCACCGCGGAGAACTGATGCCAATACTACTGAGGATTCTATACGGAAAGATGCGCAGCAAAACCAGCAACAAGTATGTAGGTAGTCAGATGCGTCGAAGTATAGTCTTGCGGTTTTTGGCTGGATGTAAGACAGACGAAATATTCTGGTTCCTTCAAATGGCCTTCGAAAGCTACAAGTCAATCTTGCAGGAATCTTTGGAATCGATTCCGAATCTAATTAAGAGTGGCTTCAAATTGCAAGAAGTCTATTCTCCAAAGAAACTACGCAGTGCCTTGAATTTACTTGAATTAATCCGCAAGCATTTCGGTGGTCTGATGGGATCTGACTTCCTGATCTACATGTTAAAGGTGATTTTCTTAGCAGCTTCGGTTTGTCGAGGTGTTTTTGAgaacaaagaaaaaatgaaCGAGAAATATTTAGCTGTCTTCCGAAATTTGCGAGCACAAAGTCTTTCGTCGCTAGTGAACTTTTTCGATCATTTCCAAGAATTCCCTTGGCAGGAAGAGCACCTTAGCGCTTGTTTGGATGTGTTTGTTTGGCCAACGCTACATAAATTACCAGAAGATTGTTTGCATTCACCTACGCCTCTTTTGAAGCTGTTCATCGCGTGGAGTAATAATTTGCGCTTGTTTCGATTGTTAGCTAAAGAAAATGAGGATGGAGTCACACCTATCGGGACAATGCTATTGCTGCTGGCAAGCGACAAACCGACTGCAATGGTACGTAGGGCAGTTCTAGAAATTGTCGAGCGGATTTTGATGATGGAAGAATCCGAGGAAGCCGACAATAAAAAAGGCGCCAAAAGCATTATTGCGCAGCACATACCGCTGATTTTAGAACGATTGACGAAGACTTTGAACATGAAGGGACGAAAAAATGTTTTCGGAAAAGCTGAGTTATTCATATTGTCAAAAATAACAGATATGGAACTTGCACCTGATACATGCGACAAActtttaaagttaattttgCCAATTGCTACAGGAAAGACTCGTTTGCCGGTATCTGAGGAAAGCAGCACACAACTTGTTATGACGCTGAAGAATTTATTCTCTAAAGTGCCTACTCCGGAGAAGCACATTCGAAGCATTATGCCTCTTTTCGAGAAGGTGACCGACGTAGGAACTCGCAAGCAGCTTTGCAGATTGCTAGGCGAGTTAAGTATCAAAGCTAAGAGCGAAAGTGGGAGTTTGCTGGAATTGGGCGAAATAGCAGAGAAACTGAACGCGTGGAGTCGAAAATGGGTGGAGCAGCCAGACTACGACAAACGACTTTCCGCTTTGCGAACCATTCGGGGAAAAATAGAAAACGACGAGGTTAGCCTAGAGCTAGGTCTGCTTGTCATTTACAATTGCTTCTATTTTTTGCACCACGACAAGGACCTAGGACTACGTGACAATGCCTGTCTCTGTATGCGCTCACTTGTTCCTAAATTGATCAATCAATGTGCAGAGAACGCGCGAGATGTGAACTATTTAGTAGAAGATGTGTTGTTTAGTTTATTGAGACGCACCCAACGAGACAAAAACGATATAATACGCAACGAAGGAATTCTTCTTTTGGGAGAAATGGTTCGTAATTGTGCACACGTTCACCCGGTTTTAGGTGATTTGGAACCACTATCGTGCCGAGAGGATCCTGAAGTTGATTTTTTCGAGAACGCGACACATTTGCAGTTGCATAGGCATGGGAGAGCGCTGTTGAAGTTTTGCGCCCATGCGAAAGAGTGCGAGAAGTCGATTTCTCCACGAACACTAACCCAGTTTCTACTTCCATTGGCCACGCGCTACTTGCTCTCGGAAAAAACTGCCGCGAAGCATACACTTGTCGACGCTGCAATTGAGACGGTGGGCATGATATGCCGATTTCTTCCCTGGCACCAGTATCATGCAATCCTAAGATACTACCTTCAGAAAATGCGGCACTGCCACGAATACCAAAAGCAATGCATAAGGATTATAATTTCAATACTTGATGCTTTCCATTTCGATCTTTCAAATGGAAGTTGTGGAAAGAAACAAGAAGTTGAGACCAACGAGCAAGCACAGGAGGAGAACGAAGACGAGCTCTCAGATGAAGATTTGGACTCTGAACTGGACGACCTTCACGAACACGAGGATGGAAATGAGGATGGCGAGCAGAATATCGTACCAGCAAAGAAATTGAAACTAGCCGCGTTTGTAGACCATCTGACGAAACTCCCACCGTCAACGGCAAAGCACGTTATTGAAACAATTACTACTCGCTTGATACCATCTCTGAACAACTCAATCACCAAAATATCAAGTTACGAAAGCAAACATAAAGTGAATCGCAGGCGAGTCAACTTCGAacgtgaggaggaggaaagtCTGCGAGTGCCAATTGCGCTAGCAATTGTAAAGTTACTGAAAAAGTTGCCACAAGAAATGTTAGATGCAAGCATAAACGGCGTCTTCTTGAAAGTTTGTACATTTCTTAAGTCGCCAGTTAAGTCGGTTCGCATGCTGACTCGCGACATATTGAAAAAGATCATGGTAACGGTAGGAGCAGAATATTTGCCAGTTCTGTTATCGCAACTAACGGTCCTTTTGACAAGAGGGTTTCAAGTCCACGTCCTTTCCGTCACATTGTTCAGTGTTCTGGATTGTTTGAAAAGTGAGCTGCAAGCACATCAAGTGGAAAAATCTTTGCAATATATACTGAACGTGACCCTAAATGACATATTTGGCGACGCATctgaggagaaggaggtggaaaAAATTGGCGCTTCTACACCTGAGGCCAAACCTAGTGCGAAAAGTTATCTCTCACTTCAGATTTCTGCTCAGAGTATTCCACAAAACTGCCTGTTGGATCTACTAGTACCATTCAAACACTATCTCTCAAAAACTCAGTCAAAGAAAGTTGTGATAAAGGTGCAAGGATGTTTTCAGAAGATCACATCAGGACTCGCAGAGAACACGAATATAACACCCGAAACCTTAGTGGAGTTCATCTATGGCACAGTGTCTGAATCCATACCAGATTTACTGCTGACAGAAACTAAATTGTCGCAGGCCGAAAAGGAGCTGGCAGCTCGTTCCCGAAAAGATTGCTTCCTGATCCCGCAAGAACCCAAATCACGATccggagctgttcgaaaagtGGTGAAAACAAACGCCAGTGCAAATGCTTACATTCTCATAGAATTTGGCCTTGAGCTCTTGCACATCCTCCTACGCCGTAAGAAGTTTGAATCAAGTGAATATTTGGAGCCGATAATTCCAATTTTGAACAAATCTCTGAAAAGCGCCCACGTTAGAATCTGCACATTTGCACTCAAGTGCTTAATATCGATTTGGTTGTCTGATTCAGACTTGGATGCAATGAAACAGAATATGGATGAAATATTGCAACAAATATTCGCACTGTtacataaatattataatttcggTGTAACTCGAAAGGATGACAACTTCCAATTGGTTAAGAGCGCAATGAAAGCTGTAGGATGCGTGATTAAGAATTGTGATTATTATATTGTTAGTAATGAGCATGTAGTTGAGCTGCTTTTCTACATTAGTCAGGATGTTAGCGAATCAGATAAGCAGCCAGTGGCGTTTTCTCTGCTAAAGTCTCTAATCGAGAAACGGATGTACAGCCATGAAATGCACGAGATCATGCAAAAATTATGTCAAATAGCCATCGTATCCGAATCTGATTACTCTAGGGACGAGGCACGAGCGGTACTGCTGAACTATGTTGCGGAATTCCACCGAGAAAAAAAGGTTgaatcaattttgaaattctttATTGCTCAGTTGAATTATGAAGTACTAGCAGGGCGATTGTCGGCTGTCCGATTTATCGAATCATCGATAAAAAAGTACCCTATGGAAGCACTGAACAGGAAAGCGGAAGTTTTATTCCTCGCTTTGGGGACGCGATTGGTTAATGAAGACGTTCCGGAATGTAGAGTGCTTATCGCTAATTGCCTGGAACAACTTATTTCGCGTCTAGATAAAGCTAACCGCCAAAAGCTGTTTGAAATAGCGATGGTATTTTTCGAAGGTGGTAAACCAGCGGTCCAGGAAATGGCAGCTTGCTTATGTTCACGATTCATCGAagtggaaaaggcagagctATTGCCGAAAGCCATGATTCTGCTGCCGGTTTTGGGAAATCATTTAGAACTTTCAAGTCCGAACACTGCaggaaaatttgttaaaacaTCGATTGGAGCTGACACAGATTTGGATGAAAGCCAACAGAACGGCAATGACCAGGCGACGCAAAGAGCTGTGGATCATGCCATTATACAAATACAAAATTGTATGAtaaaaatttttacaaattgtatggaaattttaacagaaaattCTATGATTAACACTCTGGACGACATCGCGTATGAATGCCAAAGGCTCTTAGCTTACGATCATGAATGGGTACGTCTGAATTCGGTGAAAATATTGAACTATATTCTGCCCACATGTTCAGTTTCGTTCCCCAATTCAGAAAGTGAAACCCCTGAGGATACTTCTAGGCATTTTATATGTTCAGATCCACCGAATGAGCTAAGGTCGTTGACATTGGATCTATGTGCCCAAATGGTTCCAGGCGAAGTTAACGCTGAATTCGCAAATGAGATTTCGAAGAGTCTGCTGTATATTGCGAATATTGTGAGATCTCTACACGATGAAACAAACGGAACCAATTTACATTGGCTACTGCGGAGGATACGTTATGTAATACATGGAGAGGTGGCCAAAGCTCCCAAGTCAATTGTTCTG CGAGAATCGCTATTCGATTGGATAGAGGGAATGGTCGCACTTCTGGATGGGGAGACGTTACTCGGCCTATGCCCGGGTATGATTGCCTCATTGATTCGTGAAATATCTGAAGATGATGTGAATGTGGAtaccaaaataaaacaaaaagctaTCAAAATTACGAATAAAATTCGTAAAAAGATAGGCGATGAAAACTATGATAAAATACGATTGGCTTCTCAAACTAAGCTGCTAATGAAGCGCGCAGCACGGAAGAAGGAATTGGCGCAGGAAAAGATCCTTGACCCAGTCAGATCGGCGAAACGAAAATCGAGTCaacaagaaaggaagaaagcaGCAAAGCGACGGAAAATCGATGAGGCAAGAGGAAAATCAGGAATCCtgcgaaagaaaaagaaacgaatGATATCTGAGGACATATTTTAG